The DNA segment GGGTGCGCGGCGCGTCGGTCCTCCCCGTGGTGGAGCCCGGCACCGGCCGGCTGCTGGGGCTCGTTACCCGCGCCAACATCATCTCCCTCTACGAGCGCTCCGCTGCCGCAGCGGCGGCGGGGGAGGCGGAGCGAGGCCAGCATCCAGCCTGAGGGAAAAACGCGCTACGCCGCGGTGGCGCCTCAGTGAGCGGCGCGATGTGAACGCTGATACGCAGATCCCGGCAAGGGACCGGCACACCCTCCAGCCCTGGCGTCACTCGATCGACTCCTCGGTCAGCTCCGAGAAGATCGCCTCCGCCTCGGCGAGCACCGCCTCCGTCGGCCCCGCGGCCAGCACCTGTCCGTATTCGATCACCACCAGCGAATCCGATAGCTGACGCACCTCCGTCAGGTCGTGGGTGACGAGGATCATGGGGGTCGCGGTGGCCTCCTGGATCCGGCGGAGCTCGGCGCGGAGGCGCCGTCGGGTGCGCATATCGACCGCGGCAAAGGGCTCATCGAGCAGCAGCAGGTCCGGCTCGGGCGCGAGCGCGCGGGCGAGAGCGACGCGCTGCTGCTGCCCTCCGGAGAGCTGGGAGGGGCGCCGGTCCGCCAGATCGTCGAGGCCGACCAGCGCGAGCACCTCCGCCACTCGGCGGGCTCGCAGGGATCTCGAGAGGCGGTGGAGCCCGAAGCCGACGTTCTGCTCGACGGTCAGGTGCGGGAAGAGGGCGTACTGCTGGAACAGGAAGCCGATGCCGCGCTCCCGCGGGGGGACGTTGATGCTGGCGGCCGAGTCGAACAGTGTGCGCCCCGAGACGACGATCCGACCCGATTGCGGTGTGGTGAGGCCCGCGATCGAGCGGAGGGTGAGGGTCTTCCCGGCACCGGACGGGCCGAACAGGGCGGTGATCCCCTCGGCGACGCCGAATGCGACCCGGAGGCGGAAGTCTCCCAGTCCCAGGTCGATCGAGAGATCGATGCTCACCAGCCGCTGCGCCGTCCGATGCGGGTGAGAAGCAGGAGGATCCCGCCGGTCACCGCGGAGAGGATCAGGGCGAGGTAGTGGGCGTCGGAGAGGCGGAAGGCCTGCACGGCATCGTAGATCGCGATGCTCGCCGTCCGGGTCCGACCGGGGATGTTGCCCGCGATCATCAAGGTGGCCCCGAACTCACCCATCGCCCTGGCGAAGGCAAGGGCA comes from the Longimicrobiaceae bacterium genome and includes:
- a CDS encoding ATP-binding cassette domain-containing protein gives rise to the protein MSIDLSIDLGLGDFRLRVAFGVAEGITALFGPSGAGKTLTLRSIAGLTTPQSGRIVVSGRTLFDSAASINVPPRERGIGFLFQQYALFPHLTVEQNVGFGLHRLSRSLRARRVAEVLALVGLDDLADRRPSQLSGGQQQRVALARALAPEPDLLLLDEPFAAVDMRTRRRLRAELRRIQEATATPMILVTHDLTEVRQLSDSLVVIEYGQVLAAGPTEAVLAEAEAIFSELTEESIE